The genomic stretch AAGCAATCGCTCGCGTCAAACCAGTGGACGCTACCACCAACCCTTCCCTGCTGCTCAAGGCTGCGGCCATTCCTGCCTATGCCGAACTGCTCAACGCCAGCGTTACCGACTGCAAGGGCGACGTGGGCCTGGCCAGTGACCGTTTTGGGGTCGCAGTGGGCCAGGAGATCCTGAAAGTGATTCCGGGACGCATTTCCACTGAAGTGGATGCGCGCCTGTCGTTCGATACCGATGCCATGCTCAAGCGTGCGCACCGCCTGATCGAACTCTACGACAAGGCCGGCATTGGCCGTGACCGTGTGCTGATCAAGATCGCCTCCACCTGGGAAGGTATCCGCGCCGCTGAACAGCTGGAGCGCGAAGGCATCCAGACCAACCTGACCCTGCTGTTCTCCTTCGCCCAGGCAGTGGCCTGCGCTGAAGCCGGGGTGTTCCTGATTTCGCCGTTCGTAGGGCGCATCTACGACTGGTACAAGAAGGCCAACGGTACCGACTACAGCGGCGCCGATGATCCCGGCGTGCAGTCGGTAACGCGCATCTACAACTACTACAAAGCCAATGACTACAAGACCGTAGTCATGGGTGCGAGCTTCCGCAACCTCAATCAGATCGAGCAACTGGCGGGCTGCGATCGCCTGACCATCAGCCCCGACCTGATCGAGAAGCTGGCGGCCGACACCGGCAAGCTGGAGCGCCAGCTGGCGCCAGGGCATGCCGGTGAAGCACGCCAGAGCCTGAACGAAGCACAGTTCCGCTGGGCATCCAACGAGGATGCGATGGCCACCGAGAAGCTGGCCGAAGGCATTCGGCAGTTTGCCCGCGACCAGGAGAAGCTGGAGGCGTTGCTGCAGGCCAAGCTGTAAGGTTACAGCGCAATGCAAAAAGGGCGAACCCTGCTGGGTTCGCCCTTTTTTGTGTGCCTGGTTTGACGCAGTGTTTTGCCTTCGCCAGCGCCTACCAGGGATTGTAGGGGCTATCAGTGCCGCTCGAGAGCGTTTACCAGGTCATGGAACGCTTCGCGGTTGGAATCGTTGAGCCCCATGAGGATCTTGTGCGCTTCCAGCACCTTGATCCGCACCACCTCTTCGGACTGGTCCTGGTCAGGCAGGTCGGTCAGGCACTCCGGGCACGGCACCGGGCGGTCAACGATGTTGAACACCTGCTCGAAACCCATGGACTCCAACAGACGGGTGATGTCTTCGTGAGTGGTGACGACGGTCGGCAGCAGGCCGACCTTTTGCCGCGACATGATCGACAGCTTGGCCAACAGGCCCAGGGTGGTGCTGTCGATGCTGCGGGCTTCGGTCAGGTCGATCACGATCGCGTTGAAATTCAACGCGGTGAAGATCCGCTCGATAGTCGCATCCAACGCCGAACACAGGGTCAGGCGAACCTCACCGACGAACTTCAGGACAAAGGTGCCATCCTGCTCGGCGAACTGGATTCTACCGGTACTCATTGAAGATTCCTGCTCAACACTAACAGGGCGATATCATCCGGCATCTCCCCTAGCGTGGCCAATCCAAAAACCTGCCGCAGACCATCCAGGCTGCCGCCCGCCGATCTTACCCGTTGCGGTAAGGCGGCCTCTTTTTCTTTGAGTGTCGGTTCTGGCAAAAGGTCCAGAATGCCATCGGACATCAGCGTCAGGCTGAACACCGGCGGCAGTTCGATGACGTGGTCTTCGTAGGTGGCTTCATTGAACAAGCCCACCGGCAGACCGCGGCCTTCGAGGTATCCCACACTGTCTGGCGTGTACAACACAGGCAACGGCAGGTGTCCGCCGATGCTATAGGTCAACAAACCGGTCTCCTCGTCGATGACTCCACCGACCATCGTGACATGTTTGCCCAGCTTACAGCTGATCAGGCCCCGGTTGATATGGCCGAGCACCTCTGAAGGGGTGAATTCCGGCAAGGTGCCGTTGCGCTTGGATTCGAACAGCAGGCGCGTGGTCATGAACTTGAGCAGCACGGTGACGAAGGCCGAAGACGCGCCATGCCCGGAAACATCCGCCAGGTAGAACGCGACTCGGCGTTCGTCGACCCGAAAATAGTCGACAAAATCACCCGACAGGTACAACGACGGGATGATCTGGTGGGCGAACTTGAACTCGTCGATGGCCCAGGGGCTCACCGGCAACATGTTCATCTGCACCTGGCGACCGGCGTTCTGGTCTTCCTGCAGCAGGTTCAGGCTGGCTTCGAGCTCACGGTTGGCGGTTTCAAGCTTGGTCCGGTAACGCTGGTTCTCCAGGAGCAGGCGCGCGCGATCCAGGGCCCGGCGCACGGAGTGCTCGAGCACGGCCAGGTCTTCCAGCGGCTTGATCAGGTAGTCGGCCGCGCCCAGGCGCAAGGCTTCGACCGCGTCGTTCATCACGCCGGCACCGGACACCACGATCACCGGCGTTTGCGGCGACAGGTCAGTCACCTGGCGAATGAGTTCGAGCCCGCCCATCTGCGGCATGCGCAGATCGCAGATCACGAGATCGGGGTGGCTTTGC from Pseudomonas sp. S04 encodes the following:
- the tal gene encoding transaldolase, with translation MTSKLEQLKRFTTVVADTGDFEAIARVKPVDATTNPSLLLKAAAIPAYAELLNASVTDCKGDVGLASDRFGVAVGQEILKVIPGRISTEVDARLSFDTDAMLKRAHRLIELYDKAGIGRDRVLIKIASTWEGIRAAEQLEREGIQTNLTLLFSFAQAVACAEAGVFLISPFVGRIYDWYKKANGTDYSGADDPGVQSVTRIYNYYKANDYKTVVMGASFRNLNQIEQLAGCDRLTISPDLIEKLAADTGKLERQLAPGHAGEARQSLNEAQFRWASNEDAMATEKLAEGIRQFARDQEKLEALLQAKL
- the rssC gene encoding anti-sigma factor antagonist RssC, with product MSTGRIQFAEQDGTFVLKFVGEVRLTLCSALDATIERIFTALNFNAIVIDLTEARSIDSTTLGLLAKLSIMSRQKVGLLPTVVTTHEDITRLLESMGFEQVFNIVDRPVPCPECLTDLPDQDQSEEVVRIKVLEAHKILMGLNDSNREAFHDLVNALERH
- the rssB gene encoding two-component system response regulator RssB — translated: MQKTSATLLIIDDDEVVRASLAAYLEDSGFSVLQASNGLQGLAVFEQSHPDLVICDLRMPQMGGLELIRQVTDLSPQTPVIVVSGAGVMNDAVEALRLGAADYLIKPLEDLAVLEHSVRRALDRARLLLENQRYRTKLETANRELEASLNLLQEDQNAGRQVQMNMLPVSPWAIDEFKFAHQIIPSLYLSGDFVDYFRVDERRVAFYLADVSGHGASSAFVTVLLKFMTTRLLFESKRNGTLPEFTPSEVLGHINRGLISCKLGKHVTMVGGVIDEETGLLTYSIGGHLPLPVLYTPDSVGYLEGRGLPVGLFNEATYEDHVIELPPVFSLTLMSDGILDLLPEPTLKEKEAALPQRVRSAGGSLDGLRQVFGLATLGEMPDDIALLVLSRNLQ